From Daphnia pulicaria isolate SC F1-1A chromosome 4, SC_F0-13Bv2, whole genome shotgun sequence, one genomic window encodes:
- the LOC124337694 gene encoding cartilage oligomeric matrix protein-like, producing the protein YPKSNYAGILNSRDNCPKTPNPDQRDSDGDGLGDACDNCPNTPNPNQFDSDSDLVGDVCDTNIDRDKDGIQDSLDNCPTIPNSDQRDADNDGLGDDCDPDADNDGIRNEKDNCPIVYNPDQVDTDRNGVGDACQDDQDADNVPDFLDNCPNNSKIYATDFRTYQTVILDPEGDSQIDPNWVIYNKGAEIVQTMNSDPGLAVGFHRFGGVDFEGTFFVDTEIDDDYVGFIFSYQDNTHFYTIMWKKNTQTYWQATPFRAVAEPGIQLKLVKSNTGPGQMMRNSLWHTGDTENQLKLLWKDPRNVGWKEKVAYRWLLLHRPKIVLIRLRIFEGENMVADSGNVFDSTLKGGRLGVFCFSQEMIIWSDLVYRCNDAVPEAIYKELPPRLQKEVQVDRTRAPSLSAN; encoded by the exons TATCCGAAAAGCAACTATGCAGGAATTCTCAATTCTCGTGATAATTGCCCCAAGACACCCAATCCGGATCAACGCGACTCGGATGGCGACGGCCTTGGCGACGCTTGCGACAACTGTCCCAATACGCCCAATCCCAATCAATTCGACAGCGACAGCGATTTGGTCGGCGACGTCTGCGACACAAACATCGATCGTGACAA GGACGGTATCCAGGACTCTTTGGACAACTGCCCAACAATTCCCAACAGCGACCAGCGTGACGCCGATAACGACGGCCTGGGTGACGACTGCGATCCGGATGCCGATAACGATGGCATCCGCAACGAGAAGGACAACTGCCCGATCGTCTATAACCCCGATCAGGTGGATACGGACCGCAACGGAGTCGGAGACGCTTGCCAGGACGATCAGGATGCGGATAACGTGCCCGATTTCTTGGACAATTGCCCGAACAACTCAAAGATCTACGCCACCGACTTCCGCACGTACCAGACGGTCATCCTCGATCCGGAGGGCGATTCCCAGATCGATCCTAACTGGGTCATTTACAACAAAGGCGCCGAAATCGTCCAGACGATGAACAGCGATCCGGGTTTGGCCGTCGGCTTCCATCGCTTCGGCGGAGTCGACTTTGAGGGCACATTCTTCGTTGACACCGAGATCGACGACGACTATGTTGGCTTTATTTTCAGCTATCAGGACAACACTCATTTTTACACCATCATGTGGAAGAAGAACACGCAGACCTACTGGCAGGCAACACCTTTCCGGGCCGTCGCCGAGCCCGGCATCCAGCTCAAATTGGTCAAGTCTAATACAGGACCGGGTCAGATGATGAGGAACTCGCTTTGGCACACGGGCGACACCGAAAATCAG TTGAAATTGCTGTGGAAAGATCCCCGCAACGTTGGATGGAAGGAGAAGGTGGCCTACCGCTGGCTGCTGCTCCATCGGCCCAAGATCGTCTTGATCCGTCTGCGTATCTTCGAAGGAGAAAATATGGTGGCCGATTCGGGCAACGTCTTTGACTCTACCCTCAAGGGCGGTCGATTGGGTGTCTTCTGCTTCTCGCAGGAGATGATCATCTGGTCCGATTTGGTTTACCGATGCAACG ACGCCGTGCCTGAAGCCATCTACAAGGAACTTCCACCCCGACTGCAGAAGGAGGTACAGGTGGACCGCACACGGGCACCGAGTCTTTCCGCCAACTGA
- the LOC124337696 gene encoding compound eye opsin BCRH1-like: MLGTCSFDSYTLTMNHKSYILASSFFQFGGPIIVIVGCYFFIVKAVFHHEEELRQQAKKMNVTSLRNNSEQDAVTAEMRIAKIPVINITRIIVYLL, from the exons ATGTTGGGAAC GTGTTCCTTCGACTCTTACACCCTTACTATGAACCACAAGAGCTACATCCTTGCGTCCAGTTTCTTCCAGTTTGGCGGTCCCATTATTGTTATTGTCGGCTGTTATTTCTTCATCGTCAAGGCCGTGTTCCATCACGAAGAAGAATTGCGTCAACAAGCCAAAAAGATGAACGTGACATCGCTGAGGAACAACTCGGAGCAAGACGCCGTTACGGCCGAAATGCGCATCGCCAAGATCCCCGTCATCAACATCACGCGGATAATAGTGTATTTATTATAA